One part of the Parabacteroides distasonis ATCC 8503 genome encodes these proteins:
- a CDS encoding radical SAM-associated putative lipoprotein has translation MENINLQLLRKINCLLTGLLAIIGFSCGENGEIPCEYGSPHANFQIKGKVTDMKGEPIPDLQVRINPSGESHPQGWLHTDTLQTDTNGDFIFSKTDFPFMEYRLIIEDIDWDKNKAIYASDTITVTFDSNDFSGGEGWSLGSASKEIQIQLKEYIDTHTEPYTLYTFYGRVTDQDGWPVPGVTIYTSPAYTPNIDEDITSFPAVTDETGRYQFTYDQAPATEHTLYARLSPSFSDPQYPWKTDSIVVNFGEIELIDGEGMLIGRGSKEVNFQLVHSSPQK, from the coding sequence ATGGAAAACATCAACTTGCAACTATTAAGAAAGATCAACTGTCTATTAACCGGATTATTGGCCATCATAGGATTCTCTTGCGGTGAGAATGGAGAGATACCTTGCGAATATGGTAGTCCCCATGCCAATTTCCAAATAAAAGGGAAAGTAACAGACATGAAAGGAGAGCCAATCCCCGACCTACAAGTCCGCATCAACCCGAGCGGAGAGTCTCATCCGCAGGGATGGTTACATACCGATACCCTCCAGACAGATACAAACGGAGATTTCATTTTTAGCAAAACCGATTTCCCTTTCATGGAATATCGATTAATTATAGAGGATATCGATTGGGATAAGAATAAGGCGATATATGCTTCCGATACGATAACGGTCACCTTCGACAGCAATGATTTTTCCGGAGGAGAAGGCTGGTCTCTTGGAAGCGCTTCCAAGGAAATCCAAATCCAACTAAAAGAATACATCGATACACACACGGAACCTTATACCTTATATACCTTCTACGGGAGAGTAACCGATCAAGATGGTTGGCCTGTTCCGGGCGTAACAATCTATACCTCTCCGGCCTATACGCCTAATATAGATGAAGATATCACCAGTTTTCCTGCCGTCACAGATGAGACCGGGCGCTATCAGTTTACCTATGATCAAGCTCCGGCAACTGAACATACCCTTTACGCACGCCTATCACCATCCTTTTCTGATCCTCAATATCCTTGGAAAACTGATTCTATTGTTGTAAATTTCGGCGAAATTGAATTAATAGACGGGGAAGGGATGCTGATTGGGAGAGGATCGAAAGAGGTTAACTTTCAGCTTGTACATTCCAGCCCACAAAAATAA
- a CDS encoding TIGR04133 family radical SAM/SPASM protein: MDKRPNIKKRIALELFRSIKKNRAKLHELRTLFWECTLRCNVSCRHCGSDCHVSASVPDMPVEDFLKVIDDITPYVEPNKVLVIFTGGEALVRKDIEKCGLELYRRGYPWGIVSNGYLMTRERLDSLLASGLHSATISLDGFEEAHNWLRRNPKSFEKALNAICMLAEEKEIIWDVVTCVNQHNFKDLMLFKDFLIEMGVKRWRIFTIFPVGRAATETDLQLTNEQFTWLMNFIRFCRKEGKIHVSYGCEGFLGNYEAEVRDSIFQCNAGINTASVLADGAISGCPSIRANFHQGNIYKDDFIDIWNNEFKPYRNRQWAKKGECADCKMFRYCEGNGMHLYDDEGNLLVCHYKRLVDS, from the coding sequence ATGGACAAACGCCCAAACATCAAAAAACGTATCGCCCTAGAGCTTTTTCGAAGTATCAAGAAGAACAGGGCTAAATTACATGAATTGCGTACACTCTTTTGGGAGTGTACGCTTCGTTGTAATGTATCCTGCCGTCATTGCGGGAGCGATTGCCATGTCTCGGCCTCTGTCCCGGATATGCCTGTCGAAGACTTCCTGAAAGTCATAGACGATATCACGCCTTACGTCGAGCCGAACAAAGTGCTCGTCATCTTTACCGGAGGCGAGGCGCTGGTTCGTAAGGATATCGAGAAATGCGGGTTGGAACTGTATCGCAGGGGATATCCTTGGGGGATCGTCTCCAATGGTTATCTGATGACCCGGGAACGGCTCGACTCGCTCTTGGCTTCCGGATTGCACTCGGCGACTATCAGCCTAGATGGTTTCGAGGAAGCGCATAACTGGCTTCGCCGTAATCCTAAAAGTTTCGAGAAGGCACTGAATGCCATCTGTATGTTGGCCGAGGAAAAGGAGATCATCTGGGATGTGGTGACTTGCGTAAACCAACACAACTTCAAAGATTTGATGCTCTTCAAGGATTTTTTGATCGAGATGGGCGTAAAACGGTGGCGTATCTTTACGATCTTCCCAGTTGGACGTGCCGCGACTGAGACCGATTTGCAACTGACGAACGAGCAGTTCACATGGCTCATGAACTTCATCCGCTTCTGCCGGAAAGAGGGTAAGATACACGTTAGCTACGGCTGTGAGGGCTTCCTCGGGAATTATGAGGCAGAGGTGAGAGACTCGATTTTCCAATGCAACGCCGGTATCAATACGGCCTCTGTCCTCGCTGATGGCGCTATCTCCGGTTGTCCCAGTATACGGGCGAACTTCCACCAAGGGAACATCTATAAAGACGATTTCATTGATATCTGGAATAATGAGTTTAAACCGTATCGTAACCGCCAGTGGGCTAAAAAAGGGGAATGCGCGGATTGTAAGATGTTCCGTTATTGCGAAGGCAACGGGATGCACTTATACGATGATGAGGGGAATCTGCTCGTATGCCACTATAAAAGGCTAGTTGACAGTTGA
- a CDS encoding ABC transporter ATP-binding protein — MRDFIRILKRFVPPYKKYMVLNIVFNVLSAILNLFSFALIIPILQILFKMDEGNYTFMDWNFNAGSWESWKALPELIKNNFFWYVSDLIEVHGGSFALIMLGIFLIVATFLKVATMYLAFYTMIPIRTGVVRDIRNQINKKITQLPLSFFSEERKGDIIARVSGDVNEIETSIMSSLDMLFKNPILIVIYLVGMIAISWQLTVFVLILLPLAGYVMGQVGKKLKRKSLEGQQQWGFLMSQIEETLGGLRIIKAFNAEKKIQDRFERSNDTFRRLTNRIYRRQQMAHPMSEFLGTVTIAIVLWYGGTLILSANSPIDAPTFIYYLVIFYSIINPAKDLSKSVYAIQKGLASMERVDKILKAETDIHDPEHPKKIALKEKISYKDVWFKYQEAWVLKGINLDIRKGTTVALVGQSGSGKSTLVDLLPRFYDVNKGNIRIDDTDIREATLFDLRGLMGNVNQEAILFNDTFFNNIAFGVEGATMEQVEEAARIANAHDFIIASEKGYDTNIGDRGGKLSGGQRQRISIARAILKNPPILILDEATSALDTESERLVQEALENLMKNRTTVVIAHRLSTIRNADEICVMHEGEIVERGKHEELLALDGYYKRLCDMQSF, encoded by the coding sequence ATGAGAGATTTCATACGTATTTTAAAGCGTTTCGTTCCCCCTTACAAAAAGTATATGGTTCTGAACATCGTGTTCAATGTACTTTCCGCTATCTTGAACCTGTTTTCTTTCGCCTTGATTATCCCGATCCTTCAGATCTTGTTTAAGATGGATGAGGGGAATTACACCTTTATGGATTGGAATTTTAACGCGGGAAGCTGGGAGTCGTGGAAAGCCTTGCCGGAGTTGATCAAAAATAACTTTTTTTGGTATGTATCCGATCTGATAGAGGTACACGGCGGTTCGTTCGCCTTGATTATGTTGGGAATCTTCCTGATCGTGGCGACTTTCTTGAAAGTGGCGACCATGTATCTGGCTTTTTATACGATGATCCCGATTCGAACCGGAGTCGTTCGTGATATCCGTAATCAGATTAACAAGAAGATTACGCAGTTGCCGTTGAGCTTTTTCTCCGAGGAGCGAAAAGGGGATATTATCGCCCGTGTATCCGGAGACGTGAACGAGATTGAGACATCCATAATGAGTTCATTGGACATGTTATTCAAGAACCCGATCCTGATCGTGATCTATCTGGTGGGTATGATCGCTATCAGTTGGCAACTTACCGTATTCGTCTTGATCCTGTTGCCGTTGGCGGGTTACGTAATGGGACAAGTCGGTAAGAAGTTGAAACGGAAGTCCTTGGAAGGACAGCAACAATGGGGATTTCTGATGAGCCAGATCGAGGAGACATTAGGCGGACTTCGTATTATCAAGGCTTTTAACGCCGAGAAGAAGATACAAGACCGTTTCGAGCGAAGCAATGATACTTTCCGTCGGTTGACAAACCGTATCTATCGCCGCCAACAAATGGCGCACCCGATGAGCGAGTTTTTGGGAACCGTTACGATCGCTATCGTACTTTGGTATGGAGGTACGCTGATCTTGAGTGCGAATAGCCCGATCGACGCTCCTACGTTTATTTATTATCTGGTTATTTTCTATAGCATTATCAATCCTGCGAAAGATCTAAGTAAGTCGGTTTATGCGATCCAGAAAGGTCTGGCCTCCATGGAACGTGTCGATAAGATATTGAAGGCGGAGACGGATATCCATGATCCGGAACATCCGAAGAAGATCGCCTTGAAAGAGAAAATCAGTTATAAAGATGTCTGGTTTAAATATCAGGAAGCTTGGGTCTTGAAAGGAATCAATCTGGATATCCGGAAAGGAACAACCGTGGCTTTGGTCGGTCAATCCGGTTCGGGCAAAAGTACCTTGGTGGATCTATTGCCTCGCTTTTATGATGTGAATAAAGGGAATATTCGTATTGATGATACGGATATCCGTGAGGCCACCCTTTTCGATCTTAGGGGATTGATGGGAAATGTCAATCAAGAGGCTATCTTGTTTAACGATACCTTCTTCAACAATATCGCTTTTGGAGTGGAAGGAGCTACGATGGAACAGGTGGAGGAAGCCGCCCGCATCGCTAACGCTCACGATTTTATCATAGCGAGTGAGAAAGGTTACGATACCAATATAGGTGACCGAGGTGGAAAACTGTCTGGTGGACAACGCCAGCGAATCAGTATCGCCCGTGCGATCTTGAAGAATCCCCCGATCTTGATCTTGGATGAGGCCACATCCGCCTTGGATACGGAATCCGAACGTTTGGTACAAGAAGCGTTGGAGAACTTGATGAAGAACCGTACGACCGTAGTGATCGCCCACCGTCTCTCTACGATCCGTAACGCAGATGAGATCTGTGTGATGCATGAGGGTGAGATCGTAGAACGGGGCAAACACGAGGAGTTGTTGGCTTTGGATGGCTATTATAAACGACTATGTGATATGCAAAGCTTTTAG
- a CDS encoding DUF4091 domain-containing protein — MKNTFILCAFLALSSFTVAQQSEKYPLGDYTELTDTKPHDSDEIWDKLSAPTQLSWGTTDIRYPKLSIPDVKKSNRWQTKAWKGERVNAQAVLWTKVGLEDASITVSDLKSGSSIIPSSAITTNFVRYVMTDELNKDRKGGCGHRENKAEWDSSVVADVLDIVKIRDIKARTTQPIWMNIWVPQSAKAGKYKGTLTVTGKNASPMELQIEVDVLNRTLPAPKDWAFHLDLWQNPYSVARYYQVPLWSKEHFDAMRPIMKMLANAGQRAITTSIMHKPWAGQTEDHFDSMITRIKKIDGTWAYDYAVFDKWVEFMMNEIGIDDMISCYTMIPWALSFDYYDEATNRVQFLNTKPGDAAYADYWGTFLKDFSRHLREKGWFEKTAISMDERPMEAMREAIKVIKQADPEFKITLAGNYHPEIQSDLYYLSIPYGHKFPEDVKAARDKAGQISTVYTCCAEAFPNTFTFSDPAEAAWTVLHAVAGGYDGYLRWAVNSWTADPLRDSRFRTWAAGDTYSIYPGPRSSIRFERLVEGIQDCEKIRILREELTTKGAKGKLEKLNKTVAKITPEGLSETQESATQMVNEIHKLLNTL; from the coding sequence ATGAAAAACACTTTCATCCTTTGTGCCTTTCTGGCACTAAGTTCTTTTACCGTAGCCCAGCAATCCGAGAAATACCCGCTAGGCGACTATACGGAATTGACCGACACGAAACCGCATGACAGCGACGAGATCTGGGACAAGTTATCGGCCCCAACCCAATTAAGCTGGGGCACGACCGATATACGATATCCGAAACTCAGTATTCCCGATGTCAAGAAAAGCAATCGCTGGCAGACGAAAGCATGGAAAGGGGAACGGGTAAACGCACAAGCCGTGTTATGGACCAAGGTGGGACTCGAGGATGCCTCTATCACCGTGAGCGACTTAAAGAGCGGTTCTTCCATCATCCCATCCTCCGCTATCACGACGAACTTTGTCCGTTACGTCATGACCGATGAGTTGAATAAAGACCGTAAAGGCGGTTGCGGCCACCGAGAGAATAAGGCGGAATGGGATTCCTCCGTCGTAGCCGATGTATTGGATATCGTAAAGATCCGTGATATCAAGGCACGCACCACCCAGCCGATCTGGATGAATATCTGGGTACCTCAATCCGCGAAAGCCGGTAAATATAAAGGGACATTGACCGTCACGGGAAAAAATGCCTCCCCCATGGAATTACAAATAGAAGTGGACGTATTGAACCGCACACTTCCCGCCCCGAAGGACTGGGCTTTCCATCTGGACTTATGGCAGAACCCGTATTCCGTGGCCCGTTACTACCAAGTTCCTCTTTGGAGTAAAGAGCATTTCGACGCTATGCGCCCGATCATGAAGATGTTGGCGAACGCCGGACAGCGCGCTATCACCACCAGTATCATGCATAAACCTTGGGCCGGACAGACCGAGGATCATTTCGACAGCATGATCACCCGGATCAAGAAGATAGACGGCACTTGGGCATATGATTACGCCGTCTTCGACAAATGGGTGGAATTCATGATGAACGAGATCGGTATCGATGATATGATCAGTTGCTACACCATGATCCCTTGGGCTTTATCTTTCGATTATTACGACGAGGCGACAAATCGTGTACAATTTCTCAACACGAAACCGGGTGACGCCGCTTACGCAGACTATTGGGGTACTTTCCTAAAAGATTTCTCCCGCCACCTTCGCGAGAAAGGCTGGTTCGAGAAAACCGCCATCTCTATGGACGAGCGTCCGATGGAGGCGATGCGTGAGGCGATCAAGGTTATCAAGCAAGCCGATCCGGAGTTCAAGATCACGCTGGCCGGAAATTATCATCCGGAAATTCAATCGGACTTATACTATTTAAGTATTCCCTATGGGCATAAATTCCCAGAAGACGTAAAGGCTGCCCGTGATAAAGCGGGACAGATCAGTACCGTTTATACCTGTTGCGCGGAAGCGTTCCCGAATACCTTCACCTTCTCCGACCCGGCGGAAGCGGCATGGACGGTCTTGCACGCCGTAGCCGGTGGTTACGACGGTTATCTACGTTGGGCAGTTAATAGCTGGACCGCCGATCCTCTGCGTGACTCGCGTTTCCGCACTTGGGCGGCAGGCGATACATACAGTATTTATCCCGGTCCACGCAGTAGCATTCGCTTCGAACGTTTGGTCGAGGGTATACAAGATTGCGAGAAGATCCGCATCCTCCGGGAAGAGCTGACAACGAAAGGAGCTAAAGGCAAACTCGAGAAGTTGAACAAGACGGTTGCCAAGATCACTCCGGAAGGTTTATCCGAGACACAAGAATCCGCTACGCAGATGGTTAATGAGATTCATAAACTTCTGAATACATTATAA